From Vicugna pacos chromosome 6, VicPac4, whole genome shotgun sequence, a single genomic window includes:
- the PROX2 gene encoding prospero homeobox protein 2, producing the protein MDPNSSLHSPPSQACLHLAQPCIEDGRSLSLQEQGRDSPFLWRQVPSSSIADPDWFWDEHIQAKRARVETIVRGMSVSPNPLVPGSTPARDSLCCPEKSRERKRKQSLPVQQGPLKPGPAGDRGSRKGGPWVREQLHLLKQQLRHLQEHILQAAGPRATAQGPGGSETGRGPLGVKQRNGWGSRPWGVDSDQHQGSSRGRFVAEKHRVCEGKTQSEESRFLPSGAGALLEILKKELTGAVSQAVDSVLQKVLLNPPGPLTQLGRSFQGLVPDGKSEPCPPEGGACKDPLPLAALPTRAQPQAGLPLGTLSLAKPLDPPNYPVSPRMIPKPYQGPPANCPLAVPPHSQEGQVLTQLLGRGPRGHWHGSLSQDSSPQSQPSSEVALRPWGAAKMRPLALRQQQCPWPFTSTCLERLPLIPSVKTEQDGLQAVTNALPFPSSHIQEGLNPGHLKKAKLMFFFTRYPSSNLLKAYFPDVQFNRCVTSQMIKWFSNFREFYYIQMEKFARQAISDGVTNPKMLVVLRDSELFRTLNMHYNKGNDFEAPDCFLEIASLTLQEFFRAVSAGKDSDPSWKKPIYKIISKLDSDIPEIFKSSSYPQELFRN; encoded by the exons ATGGATCCAAACTCCAGCTTGCATTCTCCTCCATCCCAGGCCTGCTTGCACCTGGCACAACCTTGTATAGAAGATGGAAGAAGCCTGTCCCTCCAAGAGCAGGGCAGAGACTCCCCGTTCCTCTGGAGACAGGTCCCCAGTTCTAGCATTGCCGACCCTGACTGGTTTTGGGATGAACACATCCAGGCAAAGAGGGCCAGAGTAGAGACCATTGTCCGAGGCATGAGTGTCTCCCCTAACCCTCTGGTGCCAGGCAGCACCCCAGCCAGGGACAGCCTGTGCTGTCCAGAGAAGTCCCGGGAGCGGAAGAGGAAGCAGAGCCTTCCCGTGCAGCAAGGCCCCCTGAAGCCAGGCCCTGCCGGGGACCGGGGCAGCAGGAAGGGGGGCCCTTGGGTGAGAGAACAGCTTCACCTGCTGAAGCAACAGCTGAGACACCTGCAAGAGCACATCCTGCAGGCTGCTGGGCCCAGGGCCACAGCTCAGGGCCCAGGAGGCTCTGAGACGGGAAGGGGCCCTCTGGGGGTAAAGCAGAGGAATGGCTGGGGGTCTAGGCCCTGGGGGGTGGACAGCGACCAACACCAGGGTTCCAGCAGGGGCCGCTTCGTGGCAGAGAAACACAGAGTGTGTGAGGGCAAAACCCAGTCTGAAGAATCCAGGTTCCTTCCTTCTGGAGCAGGGGCTTTGCTGGAGATTCTGAAGAAAGAACTGACTGGAGCAGTATCGCAGGCTGTGGACTCAGTATTACAAAAGGTGCTATTGAATCCTCCGGGCCCCCTGACACAGCTAGGCAGAAGCTTCCAGGGGCTGGTGCCGGATGGCAAAAGCGAGCCCTGCCCTCCTGAGGGAGGTGCCTGTAAAGACCCACTTCCTCTGGCTGCCTTGCCCACGAGGGCCCAGCCACAGGCAGGGCTTCCACTGGGAACCTTATCTCTGGCCAAACCTCTAGATCCTCCCAACTACCCTGTCTCTCCAAGAATGATCCCCAAACCCTATCAGGGGCCCCCAGCAAACTGTCCTTTGGCTGTGCCTCCTCACAGTCAGGAAGGCCAGGTGCTCACCCAGCTACTGGGCCGTGGACCCAGAGGCCACTGGCACGGCAGTCTCTCCCAGGACTCATCTCCCCAGAGTCAGCCTTCCTCAGAGGTGGCCCTGCGACCTTGGGGAGCTGCCAAAATGCGACCACTGGCTTTGAGGCAGCAGCAGTGCCCCTGGCCTTTCACGTCCACCTGTCTGGAAAGACTGCCCCTTATTCCTTCAGTGAAGACGGAGCAGGATGGCCTTCAGGCTGTCACGAATGCACTTCCTTTCCCTTCA TCACACATCCAG GAGGGCCTCAATCCGGGTCACTTGAAGAAGGCCAAACTGATGTTTTTCTTCACACGCTATCCCAGCTCCAACCTCCTGAAGGCTTATTTCCCGGATGTTCAG TTCAACCGTTGCGTTACCTCCCAGATGATCAAGTGGTTCAGCAACTTTCGTGAGTTTTACTATATCCAAATGGAGAAATTTGCCCGGCAAGCAATTTCAGATGGTGTCACAAATCCCAAAATGCTGGTGGTTCTCCGCGACTCAGAACTTTTTCGGACTCTCAATATGCACTATAACAAGGGGAATGACTTTGAG GCCCCAGACTGCTTCTTGGAAATCGCCAGCTTGACATTACAGGAGTTCTTCAGGGCTGTCTCCGCAGGCAAAGACTCAGATCCTTCCTGGAAGAAAcccatttataaaattatttcgaAACTGGACAGTGACATTCCAGAGATATTCAAATCTTCCAGCTATCCCCAGGAGCTGTTTCGGAATTAA